AGTGCATGGGGTCGCCACGTGGCGCCAGAGCCGCGTTTGCGGAAGTCTGCGACATGACTGTGGATTCTTCGGCTGATTGTGGAACGTCCCGGGCAGGTCTGGCGGTGTTTTGCGCGTCGTAATCGGCACGCCGCTGCGAGTCGGACAGCACCGCGTACGCTTCGTTGATCAACGAAGCGGTCGCCCCATCGCCGCCCAGATCCGGGTGTAAGCGCAGTTTCTGCATCAGCGTGCGATAGGCCATGCGAATCACCGCGGCCGGTGCGTCGGGCTGTACATGCAGAATGCGGTAGTAGTTACGCCGGTTGACACGCGCCATCGGTGAGCGTTCCTGTTTAGCCCGGCTGAGGGGCCGTCGCCGGGTCAATGCGGTGACGGTGGCAGCTTACCGGTTAAGCGCTTGCGGTACACTACCTGGATCTTCGTGGCGTACTACGGTCTGCGCCGCGCGTTCTCCAGGCGCCTGCCTGGGTCTGCTCCGCACTACCGTTTCGCCCGAACCGCGCAAAATAATTCTGCGCCGGTTCCGCTCTCAGGATACCCATATGCCTTTTTCGACTCTCGGCCTGCGTGCCGAGCTGTGTGCCGCTGTGTCTGAACATGGCTACACAACGCCCACTCCCATTCAGGAACGTGCCATTCCGGTCATTCTGGCCGGCCAGGATGTGCTCGCCGCCGCACAGACCGGCACCGGCAAGACGGCCGGTTTCGCTCTGCCGATGCTGCAGCGGCTCGCCGCGAATCATCAGCCGCCGCGGCCAAGAGCCGTACGGGCGCTGGTGCTTACCCCGACCCGCGAGCTGGCCGCTCAGGTCTGCCAGAGCTTCAAGGATTACGGCAGCGGGCTGAAGCTGCGCAGTGCTGTCATTTTCGGCGGCGTTGGCATTCACCCGCAAATCCAGGCGCTGGCTCGCGGACTCGATGTGCTGGTGGCGACGCCCGGTCGTCTGCTCGATCATCTGCAACAGGGCACCTGCGTGCTGGATCGGGTAGAGATCTTGGTATTGGACGAAGCCGACCGCATGTTGGACATGGGTTTTATCCGCGACATTAAAAAAGTGGTTGCACTGATGCCCAGGCAGCGCCAGACCTTGCTGTTTTCGGCGACTTTCTCCAGCGAAATTCGCGCCCTGGCGGCGCAGTTCCAGCAGCACCCGGTAGAAATTGACGTGGCGCCACGAAACTCTACCGCCAGCCAGATCAGCCAGATCGCTTATGCAGTGGACAAGGGACGCAAGCGCGAGCTGTTGTCGTGGCTGATAGGCAGTAATAACTGGCAGCAGGTACTTGTATTTGCCCGTACCAAGCACGGGGCCAATCGCCTGGCCGAGCAACTGGATGGCGACGGCCTGAAGAGTGCCGCCATACACGGCAACAAAAGCCAGGGTGCCCGCACCAAGGCGCTGGAAGGTTTCAAGAACGGTAGTGTGCGGGTATTGGTCGCAACCGATATCGCGGCCCGCGGTCTGGACATTGATCAGCTGCCTCTGGTGGTGAACCACGATTTGCCCGACGTGCCGCACGATTACGTGCACCGCATCGGGCGCACTGGCCGCGCCGGGCGTGAGGGTCAGGCCATCTCGCTGGTGGCACCCGATGAGGCGGATTTGTTGCGCGGGATCGAGCGCCTGGTCAACCAGCGCATTCCGCAACAGATATTGCCCGGTTACGAGCCTGCGCCGCGTGCGCTCGGCGCCGCACCGGCGGCGGCCCGACCGCCACACCGTGGCGGCGATCGTTCGGGGTCGGGCCGCGCGCCGCAGCGCAGATTCAGCCGCTAGAGAGCCGCTGATTTATGCAGCGCTTGCCTGACAGAGCCAAGCGGCGGTCGGCGCGGCGGACTTGTACCGTTTCAGCGGGGCGAGTTGGACTCGGTACGAGCAACTTGCCGCGTAAGGGGGCGATAATCGGCGCTTAAGGAAGCGCTGTATAAATCCATCCTGGATTTCTCGGCGCCCGCCATCGGAAAAGCGTGGTTTTCCGATGGCTCACAAAAGCACTGGCTTACAGCCACTGCTTTTGGCGGCGCATCCTTGCGCTGCGGGAAACACTGAATACTTCAGCGTATCCTTAACGTTAGCGGGCGCTGCCGATGCAACGATTCGTCGCTTCGGTTGGTTGCCCCGCGGTTCCCTGATCGATGAATACCGTGCTGATTGCCACCTGGAACGTCAATTCTCTGCGCGTACGCCTGCCGCAACTGCTGGAGTGGCTGGATCGCGTCGCCCCGGACATCGTTGGATTGCAGGAAACCAAGGTGGTGGACGGGGACTTTCCGCAGGCACAGCTTGCGGCGGCCGGCTATCACGCCGTGTTCTGTGGTCAGCCCACCTATAACGGCGTGGCCTTGCTCAGTCGCCAGCCGCCAGCCGAGCCGTTGATGGGTTTGCCCGGGCGTGAGGAAGACCCGCAGCAGCGCTGCATTGCCGCGAGTTACGGTGATCTGCGGGTGGTAAACGCCTATGTGCCGAACGGCAGCGCCGTGGGCTCTGACAAATACGCGTACAAGCTTGGCTGGTTGAGCGACTTTCAGCGCTACCTGGTGACCGCGCTGGAGCAGTCGCCGCGGTTGTTGGTGATGGGCGATTTCAATATCGCGCCGGCCGATCTTGACGTGCACGACCCCGCCGCCTGGCAGGGGCAGGTGCTGGTCAGCCCTGCCGAGCGGGCGGCCTTTGCCGAACTTGCCGGCCTTGGGTTGCACGACGCATTTCGCGCGCTACACCCGGCGCAGCAAGCGTTTACCTGGTGGGATTATCGCGCCGCGGGGTTTCGTCGCAATCACGGTCTGCGCATCGATCACATCCTGGTCAGCAGCTCGCTGCTGGATGATTGCGGCGACTGCCACGTGGAACTGGACCTGCGGCGTGCCGAGCGGCCGTCGGATCACGCGCCGCTGTTGCTGCAGCTGGACCGATAGGCCGACAGACGCGGGTCCGATGGACTCAGGCGTCCTCGATGCCAAGTTCCTTGATCTTGCGCGTCAGCGTGTTTCGACCCCAGCCGAGCAGCGCCGCGGCATCCTGGCGGCGCCCGCCGGTGCGTTCCAGTGCCACGTCGATCATGAGCCGCTCGAATGCCGGCGTCAGTTCATTCATGACGCCGCGTTCACCAGCCGCCAGGCGGCCAGCCGCCCAGCGCCGCAGGGTGCTTTGCCAGTCGGCATCGACCACCGCCGGGATGCCGGCAACCTCGGGCGGCAGATCGTCCACCCGGACGCTTTGCGTCGGAGTCATCACGGTCAACCAGCGGCAAACGTTTTCGAGCTGGCGCACGTTGCCGGGCCAGTCGAATCGGCTGAGCCGTTCCAGCACCTGCGGCGAGGCGGTTTTGCAGTCGACCTGTAGTTCCCTGGCGGCGCGCACCAGGAAGTGCTGTATCAGGTTGGGGATATCCTCGCGCCGCTCGCGCAGTGGCGGCACCCGAATGCGAACCACGTTGAGGCGATGCAACAGATCTTCCCGGAACTTGCCGGCGAGGACCGCCTGTTCGAGATTTTGGTGGGTGGCGGCGATCACCCGGACGTTGACCTGCAACGGCGCGTGGGCGCCGACGCGGTAAAACTCGCCCTCCTGCAGGACCCGCAGCAACCGGGTTTGAAGCTCGGATGGCATGTCGCCGATTTCGTCCAGAAACAGCGCGCCGCCGTGCGCCTGTTCGAAGCGGCCGCGGCGCAGTGCCTGGGCGCCAGTGAAAGCGCCGCGCTCATGACCAAATAGCTCTGATTCGAGCAGCTCGCGGTTGATGGCGGCCATGTTGATGGCGACAAATGGACCACCGCTGCGCGGACTGTGACGGTGCAAGGCGCGCGCGATCAATTCCTTGCCCGTGCCCGACTCGCCGGTGATCAGTACGTTGATGCTGGAATGCGACAAGCGGCCAATGGCGCGAAACACTTCCTGCATCGCCGGGGCAGAGCCGATCATGTCAGGCTTCGTGGCCGCCTGCGGCGGCTCGGCGGTGGTGGTGTTCTCGCGACGCTGCGCGATCGCGCGACTGACCAGGTCCACGGCTTCGTCGATATCGAACGGTTTTGGCAGGTGTTCGAAGGCGCCGCCCTGAAATGCGGAAACCGCGCTGTCGAGGTCCGGATAGGCCGTGGTGATGATGACCGGCACCTTGGGCGCGCGTTCCCGAAGCTCGGCGAGCAGGTCGAACCCGCTGCGCCCCGGCATGCGCACATCCGATACGATGGCATCTGGCTCGTCGCCGGACAGCGCGGCGCTGGCGCGCTCGGCATCCTCGAACTCAATGGCCTCAAAGCCCGCGTTTTGCAGCGCGCGACATAGCACCCAGCGGATCGAGCGGTCGTCGTCGACCACCCATACGCGTCCCTGGCAAATCATCGGTGTTCTCCGGCTATGGGCAAGAGTGCGGAGAACACGGTATTCCCCGGCAGGCTATGGAAAGTAATGCACCCTTCGTGCCGACTGATGAGTGACTGCGCGATCGACAGCCCCAGTCCGGTACCTGTGGCGCGCCCGGTGATCAGCGGATGGAAAATCTGGTCGCGCATTTGCTCCGGCACGCCGGGGCCGTTATCGACTACGTCCACCTGTACCAGCAGCCGGTGATGCCGACCGGCAATGGTCACCCGTCGACGTACACGCGTGCGCAGGATCACGCGCCCGGGGCGGCAATCCGCTTCGTCCACAGCCTGTACGGCGTTGCGCACCAGGTTCAGGAATGCCTGAATAAGCTGCTCGCGATCGGCCCACAGGTCCGGAAGGCTGGGGTCGTAGTCGCACTCAATGCCGATATGAGGTGGCAAATCCGCGTCAACCAGGGCGCGGACCCGCTCCAGTACCTCGTGCACACTAACACTGGCGTTCTGGGGCGCCAGTTCCGGGCTCACCATGCGATCGATCAGATTTTTCAGGCGATCCGCTTCGCCGATGATGATGTTGGTGTACTCGGTCAGCGCCGGGTCGGCCAGCTCGCGTTCGAGTAACTGCGCTGCGCCACGCAGGCCGCCCAGTGGGTTCTTGATCTCGTGCGCCAGGCCGCGCAGCATCAGGCGGTTGGCTTCCTGCTGCGCCAGCAGCTGACTCTCGCGCTGGGTGTCGCCCAGCGGGCCAGTGGCGGCAATCTCAATCGCCACGCCAGCGCCGTTTTCCCAAGCGAATGGTGTCAGCCAGCAGTCGAACCGGCGCACCGCGCCGCCGGACAGCACGAAGCTCATATCGTGGCGCAGCACCGCCTGCTGACGAGCGAGGGTGTCGGTGACCAGCGCTGAGAGTCCGGGTTCGGGGACAACATGGGCCAGTGGCTGGCCGCGCAGCTGGCGGGAACTCGCGCTGAGCAGTACCTCGGCCGCCTGATTCAGGTAGCTGATGTACTGGCCGGCGTCGATCACCAGAATGGCGGTTTGCAGATTGTCCAGCACAAGGCGCCAAGCACCTGGCGGCGCGGCGTTTCCATTGTCCAGACTAGTTTCCATGGGCGGTTGCGGCAGGCGCGTGATGCCACCGGGGTGGTTCAGTTGCCAGTAGCTGGCGGAGCCCGTCGGGCCGGCAGATTGACGGACTGGCGTTTGAAATGGAACCGCACCGTGGCGCTTTGTTTGAGGTTCCTGCCGTTTTGATCGCGGATAACTACTTTGAGTTGGTAGGTGTTCGGGTTCAGGCCGCTCAGGGTAAAGCTGTTGCCCGCGGCGCCTTCTCCCTGCGCTACGCCGTCCAAGAAGGGCACCAGGACATGTCCTTCGGCAAGCGGGGGGGCTATGTCAACCTGGACCCGTACCGGGCCATCGGCAAACCAGAACACGGCGTCGTTGCTGGGTTGGGTAATACGCAGTCGGGTATAGCGAATCGCTTCGGGCGCAGTACTGGTTTCCGTGGCAGTCGGCTTGTCATAGGCACCCGGTGGCTGAGCGGCGGGAACCTGTGTCGGTACGGAAATGTCCAGTTCCCGCGCTTGCGGGCTGGGTTGATCCGAGAACTGGGTCACGCCATCCGGGCCGGTGGATTGATAAATCCGGACGGCAGTGGCGACGTTGGGCACTGCCAAAAGGAGGGCCAGTAGCATTGGGCGGATGATGTTCATGGCGGCGCCCGATGAATGAAGCTGGGGTATCAGAGGTGGAGGGACTTCCCCTGGGCAAGCCCCTCCATCACGGGGTCAGCAGCTGTAGTACATGTCGAACTCGACCGGATGGGAGGTCATGCGCAAGCGCGTGACTTCGTCCATCTTCAGGGCGATATAGCCATCGATCATATCGTTCGAGAACACGTCGCCGGCGGTCAGGAAGTCACGGTCGGCATCCAGTGCGTCGAG
This genomic interval from Immundisolibacter sp. contains the following:
- the ntrC gene encoding nitrogen regulation protein NR(I) — translated: MICQGRVWVVDDDRSIRWVLCRALQNAGFEAIEFEDAERASAALSGDEPDAIVSDVRMPGRSGFDLLAELRERAPKVPVIITTAYPDLDSAVSAFQGGAFEHLPKPFDIDEAVDLVSRAIAQRRENTTTAEPPQAATKPDMIGSAPAMQEVFRAIGRLSHSSINVLITGESGTGKELIARALHRHSPRSGGPFVAINMAAINRELLESELFGHERGAFTGAQALRRGRFEQAHGGALFLDEIGDMPSELQTRLLRVLQEGEFYRVGAHAPLQVNVRVIAATHQNLEQAVLAGKFREDLLHRLNVVRIRVPPLRERREDIPNLIQHFLVRAARELQVDCKTASPQVLERLSRFDWPGNVRQLENVCRWLTVMTPTQSVRVDDLPPEVAGIPAVVDADWQSTLRRWAAGRLAAGERGVMNELTPAFERLMIDVALERTGGRRQDAAALLGWGRNTLTRKIKELGIEDA
- a CDS encoding DUF4124 domain-containing protein, which encodes MNIIRPMLLALLLAVPNVATAVRIYQSTGPDGVTQFSDQPSPQARELDISVPTQVPAAQPPGAYDKPTATETSTAPEAIRYTRLRITQPSNDAVFWFADGPVRVQVDIAPPLAEGHVLVPFLDGVAQGEGAAGNSFTLSGLNPNTYQLKVVIRDQNGRNLKQSATVRFHFKRQSVNLPARRAPPATGN
- the glnL gene encoding nitrogen regulation protein NR(II) gives rise to the protein METSLDNGNAAPPGAWRLVLDNLQTAILVIDAGQYISYLNQAAEVLLSASSRQLRGQPLAHVVPEPGLSALVTDTLARQQAVLRHDMSFVLSGGAVRRFDCWLTPFAWENGAGVAIEIAATGPLGDTQRESQLLAQQEANRLMLRGLAHEIKNPLGGLRGAAQLLERELADPALTEYTNIIIGEADRLKNLIDRMVSPELAPQNASVSVHEVLERVRALVDADLPPHIGIECDYDPSLPDLWADREQLIQAFLNLVRNAVQAVDEADCRPGRVILRTRVRRRVTIAGRHHRLLVQVDVVDNGPGVPEQMRDQIFHPLITGRATGTGLGLSIAQSLISRHEGCITFHSLPGNTVFSALLPIAGEHR
- the xth gene encoding exodeoxyribonuclease III; translation: MLIATWNVNSLRVRLPQLLEWLDRVAPDIVGLQETKVVDGDFPQAQLAAAGYHAVFCGQPTYNGVALLSRQPPAEPLMGLPGREEDPQQRCIAASYGDLRVVNAYVPNGSAVGSDKYAYKLGWLSDFQRYLVTALEQSPRLLVMGDFNIAPADLDVHDPAAWQGQVLVSPAERAAFAELAGLGLHDAFRALHPAQQAFTWWDYRAAGFRRNHGLRIDHILVSSSLLDDCGDCHVELDLRRAERPSDHAPLLLQLDR
- a CDS encoding DEAD/DEAH box helicase, which encodes MPFSTLGLRAELCAAVSEHGYTTPTPIQERAIPVILAGQDVLAAAQTGTGKTAGFALPMLQRLAANHQPPRPRAVRALVLTPTRELAAQVCQSFKDYGSGLKLRSAVIFGGVGIHPQIQALARGLDVLVATPGRLLDHLQQGTCVLDRVEILVLDEADRMLDMGFIRDIKKVVALMPRQRQTLLFSATFSSEIRALAAQFQQHPVEIDVAPRNSTASQISQIAYAVDKGRKRELLSWLIGSNNWQQVLVFARTKHGANRLAEQLDGDGLKSAAIHGNKSQGARTKALEGFKNGSVRVLVATDIAARGLDIDQLPLVVNHDLPDVPHDYVHRIGRTGRAGREGQAISLVAPDEADLLRGIERLVNQRIPQQILPGYEPAPRALGAAPAAARPPHRGGDRSGSGRAPQRRFSR